The following are from one region of the Cetobacterium somerae genome:
- a CDS encoding permease: protein MRFIEDFFLKMLWLNNMAGYLVSKFFNISLDTKLGGALQFFIYDTIKIFILLGVLIFGISYIQSFFPPERTKKLLGRFNGITGNTLAALLGTITPFCSCSSIPLFIGFTSAGLPIGVTFSFLISSPLVDIASLLLISSFFGFKIAFIYVIVGIILAVIGGVIIDKMNMTKYVEPFVLNVQNVDVEIGEMNHRDRFLFAKNQVKDIFKKVWLPILIGVGAGALIHNVIPTKIIETLLGKDNPFAVLLATLVGVPMYADIFGTLPIAEALYLKGVGIGTILALMMSVTALSFPSMVMLSKIIKFKLLALYVGLVTTGILIIGYLFNFINI, encoded by the coding sequence ATGAGATTCATTGAAGATTTTTTTTTAAAAATGCTATGGCTTAATAATATGGCTGGTTATTTAGTTTCAAAATTTTTTAATATATCTCTAGATACAAAGCTTGGAGGAGCTCTACAGTTTTTTATCTATGACACAATTAAGATTTTTATTTTATTAGGTGTATTAATATTTGGAATTAGTTATATCCAAAGTTTTTTCCCACCAGAAAGAACGAAAAAACTTTTAGGAAGATTCAATGGAATAACTGGAAATACTTTAGCAGCTCTTTTAGGAACAATTACACCTTTTTGCTCATGTTCTAGTATTCCTTTATTCATTGGATTTACGTCTGCAGGATTACCAATTGGGGTTACTTTTTCATTTTTAATATCATCTCCTTTAGTTGATATTGCTTCTTTATTATTAATTAGCTCTTTCTTTGGATTCAAAATAGCTTTTATATATGTTATTGTGGGAATAATCCTTGCAGTTATTGGTGGAGTTATAATAGATAAGATGAATATGACAAAATATGTAGAACCATTTGTTTTAAATGTACAAAATGTAGATGTTGAAATTGGAGAAATGAATCATAGAGATAGATTTTTATTTGCCAAAAATCAAGTGAAAGATATTTTTAAAAAAGTTTGGCTACCTATTTTAATTGGAGTTGGAGCTGGAGCACTTATTCATAATGTTATACCAACAAAAATTATTGAAACTCTTTTAGGGAAAGACAATCCCTTTGCAGTTTTATTAGCAACTTTAGTAGGAGTTCCTATGTATGCTGATATTTTTGGAACTTTACCTATAGCTGAAGCCCTTTATCTAAAAGGTGTTGGAATTGGAACTATTCTAGCTTTAATGATGTCTGTTACAGCGTTATCTTTTCCATCAATGGTTATGTTAAGTAAAATCATAAAATTTAAGTTATTAGCTTTGTATGTTGGATTAGTTACTACTGGGATTTTAATTATAGGATATTTATTTAATTTTATTAACATATAA
- a CDS encoding thioredoxin family protein produces the protein MEIKVLGGCCKSCDVLLDYVNEVLVELDKKANVEKITDFVEIAKLGVLKTPGIVIDGKVIFSGRMADKKEVKEILSKY, from the coding sequence ATGGAAATTAAAGTATTAGGTGGATGTTGCAAAAGTTGTGATGTATTATTAGATTATGTTAATGAGGTATTAGTTGAACTAGATAAGAAAGCAAATGTTGAAAAAATAACTGATTTTGTTGAAATTGCAAAGTTAGGAGTTTTAAAAACTCCTGGAATTGTTATTGATGGAAAAGTTATATTTTCTGGACGGATGGCTGACAAAAAAGAAGTTAAAGAAATTTTATCTAAATATTAA
- a CDS encoding ArsR/SmtB family transcription factor: MEILEILKSLGDLNRLRILKILKEFGKSCNCDLEKILDLNQSNASRHITKLRKDKLIICEKKGKWSYYSLNLELLEKNSFITDILDSLEDRIFLEDKNSFIEFLKTKNHCLD; encoded by the coding sequence ATGGAGATTTTAGAAATACTTAAATCTCTAGGAGATTTAAATAGATTAAGAATTTTAAAAATTTTAAAAGAATTTGGAAAATCTTGTAATTGTGATTTAGAAAAAATTCTAGATTTAAATCAATCAAATGCTTCTAGACATATTACCAAACTAAGAAAAGATAAGTTAATAATTTGTGAAAAAAAGGGAAAATGGTCTTATTATAGTTTAAACTTAGAATTACTAGAAAAAAATAGTTTTATTACTGATATTTTAGACTCTTTAGAAGATCGTATATTTTTAGAAGATAAAAACAGTTTTATAGAATTTTTAAAAACTAAAAACCATTGTTTAGATTAG
- the treR gene encoding trehalose operon repressor, producing MAKSRYLEIYNFIKENINNGTYPPEEKIPSENQLKDIFSVSRNTVRKAIDLLASDGLLSSVHGKGVFVMKKIPVNFLLGGTESFKEASLKNSLKYKTSIPIFETLIINEELNKKTHFPIGETIYHVIRVREISGEKVILDDNYFLKEVVEGLTASIAMDSIYEFLENKKGIKINGAQKIISVEPPSEEDKKYLDLRGNNLVAIVKNFAYLDNGTLFEYTESHHRSDKFVFSSYAKR from the coding sequence ATGGCTAAAAGCAGATATTTAGAAATCTATAACTTTATTAAGGAAAATATAAATAATGGAACTTATCCACCTGAAGAAAAAATTCCATCTGAAAATCAATTAAAGGATATTTTTTCAGTTAGTAGAAATACAGTTCGGAAAGCTATTGATCTTTTGGCAAGTGATGGACTTTTAAGCTCAGTTCACGGGAAGGGAGTTTTTGTAATGAAAAAAATTCCTGTTAATTTTTTATTAGGTGGAACTGAAAGTTTTAAAGAAGCTTCTTTAAAAAATAGTTTAAAATATAAAACATCCATTCCAATTTTTGAAACTCTAATTATTAATGAGGAACTAAATAAAAAAACTCATTTTCCTATTGGTGAAACTATTTATCATGTTATTAGAGTACGGGAAATTAGTGGCGAAAAAGTTATTTTAGATGATAACTATTTCTTAAAAGAGGTTGTTGAAGGATTAACTGCTTCAATTGCTATGGATTCTATATATGAATTTTTAGAAAATAAAAAAGGAATTAAAATAAATGGAGCTCAAAAAATAATCTCTGTTGAACCACCTAGTGAAGAGGATAAGAAATATTTAGATTTAAGAGGAAATAATCTTGTAGCCATTGTTAAAAACTTTGCTTACTTAGATAATGGAACTCTTTTTGAATACACTGAGTCTCATCATAGAAGTGATAAATTTGTTTTCAGTAGTTATGCCAAAAGATAG
- the treP gene encoding PTS system trehalose-specific EIIBC component codes for MGKYEKEAKEILDLIGGKNNLISATHCVTRLRLVLENESLVKKVELENSSLVKGCFSASGQFQIIIGNQVKDLYKDFVIIAGISEATKEETKVAANEKMGRLQKIVGGFAEIFTPLLPVIIAGGLILGFRNIIGDLAIFGDGSQTLTSLNPKLAELHSFLWILGEAIFHFLPVGVTWSTVKKYGGTEILGIVLGITLVSPQLMNAYGYATAQAIGTIPFWDFGFITIEKVGYQAQVIPAMLAGIFMAKMELFLRKYLSEILKMILLPFLVLFTTVAVSYLVIGPVSRELGNYIAVIFNILLTGPFRVFGSILFGMLYAPLVITGVHHTFLAVDLQLIAQGGTMIWPMIALSNIAQGSAAVTIMFLNRKDEKLKSLSLSSAISAWLGVTEPAMFGVNLRFMYPFYGALIGSALAAIYSTLTGVLANSIGIGGLPAFLAIQPKFWINYIIAMAIAFVVPIIATYLLSKGRFEKK; via the coding sequence ATGGGTAAATACGAAAAAGAAGCTAAAGAAATATTAGATTTAATCGGTGGAAAAAATAATCTAATTAGCGCAACTCACTGTGTTACTAGACTTAGACTAGTTTTAGAAAATGAGAGTTTAGTAAAAAAAGTAGAGCTAGAAAATAGTTCTTTAGTAAAAGGTTGTTTTTCAGCATCTGGACAATTTCAAATAATAATTGGAAATCAAGTTAAAGATTTATATAAAGATTTTGTTATAATTGCAGGAATTTCAGAGGCAACTAAAGAGGAAACAAAAGTTGCTGCTAATGAAAAAATGGGAAGATTACAAAAAATTGTAGGTGGATTTGCAGAAATATTTACACCACTTCTTCCAGTTATTATTGCAGGTGGATTAATATTAGGATTCAGAAATATAATTGGGGATTTAGCAATATTTGGAGATGGAAGCCAAACTTTAACAAGTTTAAACCCTAAATTAGCAGAACTTCATAGTTTTTTATGGATTTTAGGTGAAGCTATATTCCATTTTTTACCAGTAGGAGTAACATGGTCTACAGTAAAAAAATATGGAGGAACAGAGATTTTAGGAATTGTTTTAGGAATAACATTAGTTTCTCCACAGCTTATGAATGCTTATGGATATGCCACAGCTCAAGCTATAGGAACAATACCTTTTTGGGATTTTGGATTTATAACTATTGAAAAAGTGGGATACCAAGCTCAAGTTATTCCAGCTATGTTAGCGGGAATTTTTATGGCAAAAATGGAACTTTTTTTAAGAAAATATCTTTCTGAAATTTTAAAAATGATACTACTGCCATTTCTAGTTTTATTTACAACTGTTGCTGTTTCATATTTAGTTATTGGTCCAGTATCTCGTGAGCTAGGAAATTATATTGCAGTAATATTTAATATTTTACTAACTGGTCCTTTTAGAGTATTTGGTTCAATACTTTTTGGAATGCTTTATGCTCCATTAGTTATAACAGGTGTTCATCATACATTCTTAGCTGTAGATTTACAGTTGATTGCTCAAGGTGGAACAATGATTTGGCCAATGATAGCTTTAAGCAACATAGCTCAAGGATCAGCAGCTGTAACAATTATGTTTTTAAATAGAAAGGATGAAAAATTAAAATCTTTGTCTCTATCGTCAGCAATTTCAGCTTGGTTAGGAGTTACTGAACCAGCTATGTTTGGAGTAAATTTAAGATTTATGTATCCTTTTTATGGAGCATTAATTGGTTCTGCACTTGCAGCTATTTATTCAACTTTAACAGGAGTTTTAGCAAACTCAATAGGAATAGGTGGACTTCCAGCATTTTTAGCTATTCAGCCTAAATTTTGGATAAACTACATTATAGCTATGGCTATAGCTTTTGTTGTACCAATTATAGCTACTTATTTATTGAGTAAAGGAAGATTTGAAAAAAAATAA
- the treC gene encoding alpha,alpha-phosphotrehalase, with amino-acid sequence MLEKDWWKSATVYQIYPKSFCDSNGDGIGDIRGIISKLDYLKNLGVDVVWTTPMYVSPMMDNGYDIADYYNIDPIFGTMEDFHLLLNEMHKKGIKLIMDMVINHTSTEHFWFKEALKGPENKYHNYYIWKEGTPNKAPNNWASKFGGNAWKYVESLGKYYLHLFDVTQADLNWENPELRADIYKMINFWLEKGVDGFRLDVINLISKNQNFPDDNYETATSDGRKFYTDGPKVHEYLKELTANTFGKYPGSLTVGEMSSTTIFHCVEYTKPENKELSMVFNFHHLKVDYPNGEKWALGDMDFKSLKEIFFKWQVGIENGDGWSAVFWCNHDQPRIVSRFGNEKYLKESGKMLGTAIHMLRGTPYIYQGEEITMTNPHFENINEYRDVEALNNYKLLLEKGKTIDEAIEILGQKSRDNSRTPVQWDDNENAGFTKGTPWIGVSKNYSSINVKNNLKDKDSVFYHYKKLIELRKEYKVISHGDFIPMYEESPQVFGYMRKFEDEKLLVINNFYENEIEIEIPEIFVGKNILIKNYNDILLNGKKIKLRAYESVVIYSS; translated from the coding sequence ATGTTAGAAAAAGATTGGTGGAAAAGTGCCACAGTTTATCAGATATATCCGAAAAGTTTTTGTGATAGTAATGGTGATGGAATAGGAGATATTAGAGGAATTATAAGTAAACTAGATTATTTAAAAAATTTAGGTGTGGATGTAGTTTGGACAACTCCTATGTATGTCTCACCAATGATGGATAACGGATATGACATAGCTGATTACTATAATATTGACCCAATATTTGGAACTATGGAAGACTTTCATCTATTATTAAATGAGATGCATAAAAAAGGAATAAAATTAATAATGGATATGGTTATTAATCATACTTCTACAGAGCACTTTTGGTTTAAAGAAGCTTTAAAAGGACCAGAAAATAAATATCACAACTACTATATTTGGAAAGAGGGAACACCCAATAAAGCTCCTAATAACTGGGCTTCAAAATTTGGTGGAAATGCTTGGAAATATGTGGAATCCTTAGGAAAATATTATTTACATTTATTCGATGTAACTCAAGCTGATCTTAATTGGGAGAATCCAGAATTAAGAGCTGATATTTATAAAATGATAAATTTTTGGCTAGAAAAAGGTGTAGATGGATTTAGACTAGATGTAATAAATTTAATTTCAAAAAATCAAAATTTTCCAGATGATAACTATGAGACTGCTACATCAGATGGAAGAAAATTTTATACAGACGGACCTAAAGTTCATGAATATTTAAAAGAATTAACAGCTAATACTTTTGGAAAATATCCAGGAAGCTTAACTGTGGGAGAGATGTCATCAACAACGATTTTCCATTGTGTAGAGTATACAAAGCCAGAAAATAAAGAGTTATCTATGGTATTTAATTTTCATCATTTAAAAGTGGATTATCCAAATGGAGAAAAATGGGCTTTAGGAGATATGGATTTTAAATCTTTAAAGGAAATATTTTTCAAATGGCAAGTGGGAATAGAAAATGGAGATGGATGGAGTGCAGTATTTTGGTGTAATCATGACCAGCCAAGAATTGTTTCTAGATTTGGAAATGAAAAATATTTAAAAGAGTCTGGAAAAATGCTGGGAACAGCAATTCACATGTTAAGAGGAACCCCATATATTTATCAAGGTGAGGAGATTACAATGACTAATCCTCATTTTGAAAATATTAATGAATATAGAGATGTAGAAGCTCTAAATAATTATAAACTACTTCTTGAAAAAGGAAAAACTATTGATGAAGCTATAGAAATTCTAGGACAAAAATCTAGAGATAATAGCAGAACTCCAGTTCAGTGGGATGATAACGAAAATGCAGGTTTTACTAAAGGAACTCCATGGATAGGTGTGTCTAAAAATTATTCATCAATAAATGTTAAAAATAACTTAAAAGATAAAGACTCGGTTTTTTATCACTATAAAAAATTGATAGAATTAAGAAAAGAGTATAAAGTTATTTCTCATGGAGATTTTATTCCCATGTATGAGGAGAGTCCACAAGTATTTGGGTATATGCGTAAATTTGAAGATGAAAAACTTTTGGTTATAAATAATTTTTATGAAAATGAAATAGAAATTGAAATTCCAGAGATATTTGTTGGAAAAAATATTTTAATAAAAAATTACAATGATATATTATTAAATGGAAAAAAAATAAAACTGAGAGCTTATGAATCAGTTGTAATTTATTCATCTTAA